The window CGGTAGATGCACGTGTACTCGGGGTGGCCCCAGTTGCTCAGCACCCGCAGCTCCACCAGCTGGTACGTGCCCATGGAGTCACCCTTGGggaggagggaaaagaaaaacccGAGACCTTGAGGGCTCTCTGCGGCTCAGAGACCCCAGAGGCCCCCATTTTCTTCTCAGGGGTCAGGTGGTCCAGGGGCAAAGCATTTACCTCCAAGTAAAATGTTTGGATGGGGTCGCCATCATGGTTGTAGGTGAACTGTCCAAGGAGAAGGCCCTCCtcctctctttcttcctttaagcCCTGTGGAAGGGCAGGGAGGCAGAAAGGGAGAACCAGGGGTCATCAGAGAGGGAGACCAGAGGTGATGCACACATCCAGGGCAGAAGAGGGAGAGGGAGACACAAGCGTGCTCGGCCCCCACTCCTGCTCTTCCAGGTCAAAATACACAAATGGGAACAGGGACCAGTGGGGAAGGATGAAGGGGGGGAAGACCAAAAGTTACACCTACTCAAGCCcctttgtccctgtgtcccccccaaaCTCTTTCTGAAACTCAGTGCTGCCCCTCTCCCCACCAGTAttgcttcttcctcttcttcaggGTAGGACCAGCCCCGCCAGAGCACCCCACAGCCAAGTATGGGGTTTGTTAGCCATCCCTTCCAGCACCCTCCCCCTGTGCTCCCCTGCCCCCCTCAGGTGTGGGTGAGGGCACTCACATAGACAGCAAAGtccttgggggcactggggatggttCCCTGTGGCGAGAGGGCTTTCGGGATGTGCTCCAGCGTCACAGCCGTGGGGCGGATGACGCCGGAGAGGCGGATGACAGCAAAGCCCTCGGAGCCACGAAACGCCCAGCAGTTCCCAGGGTTCACGTCTGGCTACGAGCATGGAAGGGAGACGCCAGCAACATTAGCACCATCAGAGTCATTCTTCTCccaccagcctggctgctggcttGGGGCAACAGCCAGAGCCCAATaaaagccccaggagcagcagcccagcccccCAGTCAGCGCCCACCTGCAGGATGGCACGGGGGGACTGCGAGTGGTACCACAGGGGGATGCCAAACAAGCTCAGCAGCGCCGTCCGCATCTCGTAGGTCTCCGAGCAGCGAGTGTTGATGACACTGGCTCCTGGAATGAGGGGATGGCAGCAGGtgagctgcaggacagcccttcTGGTCACCTCCCCAGGACAGCTGGCTCGTCCTGACCACCTACCTGCTGACTCGAGGGCATAGTCAACCATCCCCACACGATCCTCGCTGTAGCGCTTCAGGGCTTGGCCCACGATGAGATGCACTTGCTGCAGTGGGAGCAGAGAGCACAGGAGGGTGACAAACTGGGGCAGGCATCCTGCCCCCCAcctgcctgcccctgcagggacagagggtgtGAGAACCTTCCCGCAAAACAGCCACGGGACAGAACAGCCAGGGGATGAATCACCGTGGCAAAAATAAGGGAACGTGCATTTGGCTGGGAAGCCTCGCTAGAGGTTGCTAAAAATACCCCAGGGGAGAGGAGCTGTGCAGTGAAGGGGCAGCACCCAGGCACACTGCACTCGCCTGTCCCCAGGAGGGGCTGGCCCAGAGGGAGGAGATGTAGCACCAGCCTCAACCTGACAGACCACCCAGAATCATCTGCttgtccctcctgccctgtcccacagcactgATGGGAGCTCTCCCTGTCCAGAAAAGGAGGAGATGGCTGGAGCATCCATCTGGAGCCAAAGCCAGCCTAAGGAGCTAGGAGCCTGCAGCACCACTTTGGGTCTAAACTTTATGGAGTGCATAAAGCTCACACAGACTATGGGGACTGCTAATCCCAGCTTGATCCCTCCCCTCCACTACCTCCACAGGGAATTTCCAGCAACTGTTTCCAAAGCAAGCAGGCTCATTTTTTCCCCTTGGTGTCATTCTGCTGAAATGCTTTGCAGCAAACAACTCCACAGCACTGCTGAAGAATGGGGATAAGCAAGATGCTCCACCCATGGAAGCCTTGATGGCACCTCTCCCACGTTGTGGGTGAAGGATGCATGAGCAGAAGCTTGGATTTTAAGACAGAAAGTGTAAATGCTGAGAATTGGTCAGAGGAGAAAGTCAGATAAACTTTCCCAGACATTCCTCTGGGAAGTTTTGAGAAagttcagagaaagaattaaaacaatcctGCAGCTGGTGTTCTGAACTTGTTAATTGCAAGATGTTTACAAGAAGGGTGCTGTTTCTAATTACCCAAGGGTGTGAGGGATATTAACTAAGGACCAGTCAGGTCCACCTTTATCATAACTCTCTATAAAAAGAATTTGTGGTTTCTAATAAACTTGGCTTTTGCCTTCTGAGAAGACACAGGAGTCGTGTCCCTTTATTCACCCATCCTCAACAGAACAGCAACAAGTAAGAGCCTTGCAGGGCTGCAGGTATCAGCACCTGTGACCCCTTCCAGAGCACAAAGCAAGCAAACTGAGAAGGGAGTGGCAGAGAAGGAGTTTCAAGGGTGCTCTTGCATCCTGTGAGCCCAGGATCAATATCCCAGCTGTGGGGGCTGTCCCAGTGCGTCTGCCATCTGCCAGGCACACGTGCCAGCCCCCTGCACACACAAAGGGGGCACAGACCCCAACCCCGTGGTCACCTCATGTCCCTGGGGGTCAGGCCAGTACTCACCTCCTCTGtcactcctgcagcccctccttgcCGCAGGGCCACTCCAATGCCAGCCTGAGCATCCCGTGCTGACAGTCTCCGGTCCTCCAGGACTTTTGCAAGGATCTTTTGCTCCAGAGCCCGGAGCTCTGCTTGCAAGTCTTCCCGCTGGAGGATGAAGGCAGCAGCACCATCCTGCTGGGACTGTGACAGGAACCTACTGATCCACACTGGGAACTGTGCTTCCACCTGGAACGGTGCAGAGAGAGCTCAGCCGGGACCAGGGAGCCCTGCCTGCCTTTCTGCCAAACAGGCTGGGGACGGGGGACTCACATCTGCCCCCACGGTCTTCAGCTGCTCCAGTATCCCCTTCACGTGCTTCCCCATCACCTCCTGGTCTGACTTGAGGCTTGCCAGCTCCCTCCTCAGCACTGCCACCTCCTGCTCCAGCTTGCCCACCTCCTGCTGGAAGGTCCCTCGCAGGCTCTCCTGCACCGAGCTGTGCCAAGAGAAAGGTAATAAAACCTTGTGCCAATAACCCCAGCTCCCCTCTGCAAACTGGGGGAAGAGGTTCATCCCACATCACCTATGCTCAGCCCCATCTCCAGACCCAGTTTTAATCCCAGTGGCAGTGACCTCTTTTATTGCATCCCATGGGAAAGCATCCTCAGCTCACCCACCCCTCAGCTGAAGGACCACATTCACAGTGATGCAGAGTGGCAGTGACAAGGTCATTGCTGCCATTGCTCttggggccctgctgccagccacaGAATGGCaggatgggtcaggctggaaCAGAGCACACAGGTCatttggtccaacctccctgctctaGCAGTGTCATCCCAGAGCGCATGGCACAGGACTACATCCAGACTGCATCTGGACTatgtccagtgagggagactccacaacctctctgtgtAATCTGCTCCAGTGTGTGGTcactgcacagtaaagaagttcttcctcatattcaggtggaacttcctgtgcatcagtttctgcccattgactcttgtcctattgcttggcacactgagaagagcctggctccaacCTCTTGTCACTCTCCCTTCAGTCACTGACATTGATGAGGTCCCttctcagttgtctcttctcaaggctgaacaggcccagctccttcagcctttcctcctaAGAGAGATTCCCCAGTCCCTTCATCATGCCCGTGGCTCTCTGCTggacccactccaggagctccatggctCCCTTGTACTACTCatgagcccagaactggacacagcacagcagaggTGGCCTCACTAGGGCTGGGTAGAGGGACAagatcacctccctcaacctaCTGACAATGCCCTTCCTAATGCACCCTAGGATACCACTGGCCATTTTGGCCAGAAGGgcacagtgctggctcccacagaCAGCCACCTATGTatcctcctttcctttcccccccaGACTACGCCTCTTGATCTCTTCTTTGTCCCCAGCCAGGCCTGCAAATCCCTCCTGAGCCTGGCTGAGGGGAATTCACCCAGCTACCTGCCTGCCCCACAGACAGTGTTACCTCTGCCACTCCGAGTTCAGCTCCAGCAAGCGCGCCTCCATCTCCTgccaggaaaagggaaggggTGAGACCTGTGACACCACTGCTGAGGGTGTCCTGTCCAGGTACCACCACACCCTCCTCCGCTTACCCGGGAAGCTTGTGCCATCTTGCCCAGGCGCCCGTCCAAATCCCTCTGCACCTGGGCCCGGAGCACATCCAGCTCACCCTGAAGGATGGGGAACAGGGTGAAACATCAGAGCCAGGTCCTGCCCGCGCCCAtctccctgcagtgcccgtgtCACTCACCTGGAGCTGGTTGGCCATGTCGGAGCGGAGGTGTTCCTTCAGCCCCGCGTCCCGGCGGCTCACCAGCCCCTCCAGCAGCGCAAGGATGTCCCCCGGGGGGGGCTCTCcccctgctgtcactgctgccgCCCCACGACGCAGCTCCCACTGCGACAGCTCGGCCTCCAGTGCCTCAAAGCGCTTCTCCAGGGCCTGGAAGCGAGCCAGGAGTCGGTGTCCCCCCTGCAGTGACAGAAACAGGGTGTGATGCAGCCCCTCAGGGAAGTGCCTGCTCCACAGGACCCCCGGGAAAGGGGACCCTGACCACCCATTCCCCAAGGTCAGTGGCATCTTATTAATCTGTTGCTTCCCAGGAGCAGGCAGATGGTcccccctgctccatcccagggacaccccaagagtgagatggccacaagctgggggAGCCACTGTGGAGCCATCATCTGCCCCATTTTCCACCATTCCTCACACCCTGGAAGCAATTGTTGAGCCATGGATCACACcgtcccagctctccctgcaagGCACTCATCCCACCTGGGCCACCACCGTGCCTTTGCTTACCTGGTCCAGCGTGGTCAGGTCCCCTGCCCCAGGAAggtcagaggaggaggaaagctTTCCAGCTCCCCACCACGGGAAGGAAGGCAGGCTGAGTGTCGACAGCCCATACGGGTAGAAGTACCAAGCTCCTGAGCACAGAAGGATGAGATGGTCAAAACCACAGGCTGGCAACGGGCCACAGTAGTGGACAGGGTGGACATGCAGAGGCTCAGCCATCAGCATCTCCAGGGACTACCAGGAGACACTGGCACGGGGATGCAGATGGAGCAGGTTACCAGAAGCCATGAGCACTGAGCTCCAGGCCAGCCCATCCCCCGGCCATGGCAGTGGGAGGCTCTGCACTGCCCCAGATCTCAGGGCAGCACATCAGGGGAGGTGGCTCACCGTAGGCGGCAGCagcaaggagcaggaggagcagcagcagcagcagggacctcTTCAGACGTGGGTAGCGCCTGGAGCATGGAGAAAAGAGAGGTGCCTTAGGACTGCAGCCACCTTCCATCACCTTTGGATGGGGGCCAGGGGGAAAGCAAAGACACCCACCACCCCCAAGGTGTCTCCCCTTTCCAGAGTCCTGCAGGTTTTCCCCACACTTCCCCCATGCTAGTGTCCCCCCCAGCACACTCACCTGGAGAAGGGGACGCTGTCCAGGTGGGAAGCTGTGCCCGTGAAGCGGCGCCAGGCCCCTTCCAGCCCCGAGAAGAGCCACCCCATCAACCGAACTGCCAGGAGAGAAAACAAGCCTCAGGAGGAGTCCTGACAGATGTCCCCTCCATGCCCACGGGTGGCACCACAAGGGGATAAAACCCCTCCACCGGAACAGGGGATGGCACACACAGCAGCTGGAGAGTAGAGATGCTGACTGGCAGGAGCACTGCTGCTAGAAgtgcccctgccagccctccaCTCACCTGGGGAGGTGAACACCTGCCAGAGGAAGGAGCCCACCCGGGAGGCTGCAGTTCTCAGACCTGACCCGGAGCTACTCTGGCCTGAGTAATAGTGACCTGGAAAGGAAGCAGCAAGTCACCAATGCAGACAGCATCTCAGTGCATTGCCCACAGCAAAGGCTTTGCACTGGGGGTGGCATCTAGAGGGGACTGGCAGCACACTGGCTGTAGCCAGGCCCTGGGCTGGTCCCCCTGGGGATGCCTCCCCTGCATTCCTGCCATTACAGACAGACTAGTGCATCCCTACCAGCGTAGTCGTCCTCCGAGGAGTACCCAGATGAAGACGTGTAGGTGTCGTACGTCTTGCTCTCCAGCACCCCATTGATCTTACTGGACTCGGTGTCCCCTGTGCCTCTTCTCCTCCTGGTGGAGAGCTCTCCACCTGCCCCAAAACACAGAGTTCCACTGAGAAATCGCCCACCATCACTTCCACAAGGGGCAACCcagccagccagcctgggcaGTTGCCCCAACACTCTCCAGTGTCCAGGGAGGTCCCGAGCTGCCCTAGGAGAGCGGGAGGGCTCACCCCAGTACGTGCTGCTGTCCAGGTCATCATCCAGCatggagctgcccagggcagcaaggCCCCGGCTGCCCCCCAGGTAGGACTCGCTCATCATGGACTCGCTATAGTAGGAGGTTTGGGTGCTGGGGGCGGGAGAGAGGCGTTTGGTGCTACTCGATTTCCTCCTGATCGTCCTGCGGGAGGAGAGAACAGGCTCATCACATGTGTGCTTACaatgggggggggagggggggggtcaCAGTGCActcatggggggaaatggggaattcACCCCAATCCCTCAACCAGCATCGCTTCCCTCCACACCGGATGGCGGCAGCTTTCGGAGGCTGCAACCTCTGCTTTACAGAGGCCTCCCGCCCGTCCCGGGCATCGCTTCCGCTCGCACCGCTGCGGTTTTCCGGCCGGCACTCGCAGCgcacctccctcctccctcctcctccctgtcGCCATCCAGCTGCGGCTGGGGCTGGCACCCGGCCACCCACGGCGGGCTCCCGTGCCGGGCCCGGGAACACAGAGGAGCCTGCGCCGGGAGCGCGGGGCTCTGGCCGGAGCAGGGGCACGGCCAGTGCCACAGTGCCGAGGCGGCCATGCCGGAGCGCGCCGGGCTCACCGTCACGCTCCTTTTGCGAGCCATCCCCACAGCCCACGCAGGAAGGTGCCCGGTCCCTGGTGTGGGATGGAATGCCCCGCCCGTGTCAGATTTGGGCAGGGGGAAGCCCCCACTCGTGCCCCCCACTAACCTGCCGGTGGTCTCCTTGAAGGGGAGCTGTGTCCCACCCAGCAGAGATGTGCTGCTGCCGCTGGTCGTGGCATCTTCGTCCCCGGGGTAATAGCGGCTGGTGACAAGGCGCTGGCTGCGGCGGGACATGGCGGCGGCAGGAGGGGAGCTCGCCTCACCTGGGGGTGGGGAGAGGGCGGGCGGGAGAGGCAAGTGTCAGTGCCAGGGTCCCTGGAGGGACGCACCCAGCGGGATCCCACTGGCGGGGACCCCGCCCCTGAGGCAGGGGACCCGGCCCACGCCGAACGCCGTCCCGAGCGGGCGGCCGTGGGGTGTCCCGGGATGGAGCCGCCCCCGTACAGGCCGAAAAACCCCCTCGCCTCCTTTCCCGCGCGTGGAGCGGCTGCCCCCGGCCCCTCGGCGCCCCCGGCCCCTCACATTATCTCCCGAGGCCCGCTACGGAGCCGGCCCGCCCGCAAGCCCCCGCCTCTGCCCCGGCGTCCCCCTCACAAACGCACCGGCCAGTGCCGCGCAGCGGGGAACGATCCGCTCCGTCCTTCCCGGCCgctctcgccgccgccgccgccgctcccttTTGTTTTGCGGGGGAAGGCGGCACCCGCCTCCCGCCCTCCCCCCGGAcacccccgccgccgccccgccccgcccgccgccgagAGGGGAGCAGCCACCGCTCCCCCGGCCTCTGGGGACCTCTTCTTTATCATCATTGCTATTGCTATTTATTATTATCACCGCCACAGGCATAttcttttaatttcatttattttcatcaTTTTTATGGGGGGCGATGATGAGGGCCCATCCGCACTCTGCTGCCCACGGGGACCTGGTCCCCAGACACCTCAGCCCTGGGGCTCCTCCGCCGTGCCCAGCAtgggcagcagccagcccacGCTGCCAGCCAAGGGCGTGGGTGATGCCAGCCCAAAATGGGAGCTCCCGGGTGCAGGGCTGCACCCCAGCCCCGTTTGGGCTTTTCTGGGGTGGCTGCTTTGCTGGTCCCGGTGGAGTGAGAAATCCCCGCACCCCACGCACCACCCGTCCCGGCGACACGGCCGAACCTATCCCCGGGGCGTGGGCAGCCCCGCTCGACACCCGTGTGCCCCGGCCGCCCCGACTGGGCGGGCGTGCTCTGCTGCTCCCCGGGCCGCAGACACCCCGCTGCCGCCGCTCTGCCCCACGGGCGGGTGGGCAGCCTCGTCGGCGGCGGGCGAGCCAAACCGGGCTGCTCCCATGGGACCTTGAACGGACCTTGTGCAAACTCAGCCGGCTGGAAAAAACAGCCACCCCCCCAGACACCTCGCGTTTCAAATCTGACGGCGCCTCGGAAAAAGATTTGCCTGGGGGAGCTCTGAGAGTCGGGGCAACTGGCCACCTGTGTGTGGACGCGGATGTTCAGACTATTTCTGTGGGCAGGAATGGTCCCCCTGGGCTTGGATTTGGAGCATAAAGGTATTTATAGAAAGAGTTAAAAAACTACGAAGCTGGCAGAAGGGAAGTAACCTATTGCAAAACAGCCCTGAAACCTTTTCCTCCGTGTGCTGGGCTTTGGGGCACCagccagggcagtggcaggaggaCGTGCTGTTAGCACTGGGGGGGCACACCGCAACAAACCCCGATTCAGAGTCCCCAGCCCCGTTGTGTAACGCAGACAGATCCTCTTtgtctcccttttcttttttttcccctgccttttGAGCCCATTTTTTGTTCCTGCCAAAATCTCTGCCTAGCTTTTCCAGCTCCATCTCCCACTGTGCCAGCTGCCCTTTTTCACCCCCTCCAGTGGCTTCCCATCTCTTTGCAAGTGTCTGGCTGGGACAGAGGACAcctctcctccccagtggcacctttATCTCTGGCCATGCAGATGGCAATCCCGTGTCCCAACCTGGGTACGCTGGCAGTGGCTGTCACAATGGCACCTGCTGCAGCTGATGTAACCCGGCGTGGATTAACCAACCCCCCGGGAGGCTCAGGGGATAAGCTGGGTGCTGAGCCACCAGGCACTAAGTAGGGTGCACAGCCCCAGGTCAACCCATCCCCTCCTCAGGAGCCACTTTTTTGGGTATGAAAGGTTCCTGGGGGATTTGGGAAGACGTTCTCAGGGGAGTGGGGTTTGTCCTTGCCACATCCCTGGTCTTGTGGAGGAGGTGGTGATGTCAGAGCCATGGGAGTTTTTGAGTGGGTGTGGGAAGACTGGGGCAAAGATAAGTGGTGTGTAGCTGGGAGCTTCTGCCTCAttttccccacagcagcagcgGGGAGTGTCAGCTCCCTTTTTGGGGGTTACCAGGGCATCACTGTGCTGGGGGTGGGGCAGAAGGGGTGGGGCCAGCTGTTCCAGTTTGGCAGTTCTTGCTGGGGAAATGCAGGAAAAATCCCTACCCTTTCCTAAAAGGCTTTGTAGGGCTGAAGTGACACGTCCAGGCATGCAAGGacaggccagggctgggaaagcagCCTCGATGAGGAAGATCACAGCTCGTGTCTTCTCCACTAGGCCAACCTTTTTATTTAAATTCCCTCCCTGTCCCACCTACCCTTACAACCTGCTTTCCTGGTTCATCACGCCACCAGCTCCAGCGCCACCAAAAGCTGAGGCTGCACAGAATCAGAGCTGCACATCGATCCCCACATCACCCTGggcagcacaccacaacagcccGATCCAGCACGGTACCCAGCCCCCGTCACACCCACGACCCCACATCATCCACCAGCACCTTTTCCTGGTGGGCTGCCCTGGCCAGGCAGTGTCGCACGGCCAGCAGCACCTTCCCCAGGCGCCGGTCCAGCGCCTGCAGGTGGGGCTCAGCCAGGACAGGGGCCAGCGGGTCCGCAGCCAGCGCCTCCCGCAGCACGTCACTCAGCCGGTAGGGCTCGgtggccagcagctgcagccgcAGGTAAGTTGACTTCTTGATGCTGCCGGAGATGAGGAGGGAGAGCTCTCAACAGGAGGAGCCTCTCCCCAGCAGCA of the Melospiza melodia melodia isolate bMelMel2 chromosome 4, bMelMel2.pri, whole genome shotgun sequence genome contains:
- the SUN2 gene encoding SUN domain-containing protein 2 yields the protein MSRRSQRLVTSRYYPGDEDATTSGSSTSLLGGTQLPFKETTGRTIRRKSSSTKRLSPAPSTQTSYYSESMMSESYLGGSRGLAALGSSMLDDDLDSSTYWGGELSTRRRRGTGDTESSKINGVLESKTYDTYTSSSGYSSEDDYAGHYYSGQSSSGSGLRTAASRVGSFLWQVFTSPVRLMGWLFSGLEGAWRRFTGTASHLDSVPFSRRYPRLKRSLLLLLLLLLLAAAAYGAWYFYPYGLSTLSLPSFPWWGAGKLSSSSDLPGAGDLTTLDQGGHRLLARFQALEKRFEALEAELSQWELRRGAAAVTAGGEPPPGDILALLEGLVSRRDAGLKEHLRSDMANQLQGELDVLRAQVQRDLDGRLGKMAQASREMEARLLELNSEWQSSVQESLRGTFQQEVGKLEQEVAVLRRELASLKSDQEVMGKHVKGILEQLKTVGADVEAQFPVWISRFLSQSQQDGAAAFILQREDLQAELRALEQKILAKVLEDRRLSARDAQAGIGVALRQGGAAGVTEEQVHLIVGQALKRYSEDRVGMVDYALESAGASVINTRCSETYEMRTALLSLFGIPLWYHSQSPRAILQPDVNPGNCWAFRGSEGFAVIRLSGVIRPTAVTLEHIPKALSPQGTIPSAPKDFAVYGLKEEREEEGLLLGQFTYNHDGDPIQTFYLEGDSMGTYQLVELRVLSNWGHPEYTCIYRFRVHGEPAH